The stretch of DNA TCTTATCTTTCTCTCTCAGCAAGGAGAGTTGCAGCCCAAATGAACAGTACCACGCCCGATGGGCAGCCTATCCCTCTTCCTCGGCCGTTCCCTCGCTGTTAACGACATCCGCAGGAGAGTTGTTCGCCTCTAAGCTAGCGTCACCCTTGTGGTGAGCCAGATTCTCGGCCCTCGAATAACTCGCGACCTTTTGAGATTTGAGCGCGTGTTCGGTTTGCTGGTCAAGGCCAGAGCTAAACGAGTCTCCAGTGCCCTTCTGATGCCCGAGTTGTTCAGACTTCGAGTAGGAATTAAGTTTCTGTGCATTGGTAGTGTGTCTCGTCATCAGGTCATCAGCAACAACAGTCGCTTTCTCTCCTGTGCCCTTTTGTTGTGTGAGCTGCTGACTCTTGGAATAGCTGTTGAGCTTCTGCGCCTCCGACGCATGCTTGCTCAGCACGTCATCCGCTACTTGCGTTGGCTTCTCTCCTGTTCCCTTTATTTTCGCACGTTATTTACATACACAATTACGAGAAAACGCGTGCAAAAAGTATGTACCTTCTGTGTTTTGCCAACTTGGACACGCTTAGCATCCTCGTTCACTTTTTGTGCCCTCATGGCCTAATACAAACAGTTGGGCCCAGTTAGTACCACACTTTTGATCCGCGAGAAAAAAGCTTCCCTTCAAACACCCAACCCTCTGTATCCCGCGAACTAGAACGTACATTTGCCATCTTAAAGTCCATCCACGACATCTTTGCGTTTTTGGTGCTGAGATGTTAATCGTAAGTACGATAAAAACTGAATGCTAAAAACAACAAAGGAACTATAAGAATTTCATATTCAAAAAAAAAATAACGTGCAGTCTTTACGATGTTAAGTAAATTATTGCGCAGATCTACCAACGGTCACTATGAAAATGACTTTACCACCATATAGTGCAGCTGAGgcaacactcctggaatttgaaccaTACACTAAGGCTATACATCAGCTTCTATGCTAATAACCACGGTTATGGCCAGAGATATCGCATTCTTCGCGATTGAAGACAGAGAACACATATTTCTAATACATATTGTGTGCACCGAACACATGTCAGGGTTCGATCTCGCAAAATATAAAGAGACACGCAATCCAGACAGATATCTATTCTACACAAATCCCTT from Schistocerca gregaria isolate iqSchGreg1 unplaced genomic scaffold, iqSchGreg1.2 ptg000632l, whole genome shotgun sequence encodes:
- the LOC126317486 gene encoding uncharacterized protein LOC126317486 isoform X2, translated to MSWMDFKMANAMRAQKVNEDAKRVQVGKTQKGTGEKPTQVADDVLSKHASEAQKLNSYSKSQQLTQQKGTGEKATVVADDLMTRHTTNAQKLNSYSKSEQLGHQKGTGDSFSSGLDQQTEHALKSQKVASYSRAENLAHHKGDASLEANNSPADVVNSEGTAEEEG